From one Candidatus Dependentiae bacterium genomic stretch:
- a CDS encoding uracil-DNA glycosylase → MKKQEELNLIKKNYEKCQKCPLAKLGRTQVVFGKGNSNAKLMFIGEGPGRDEDLQGSPFIGRAGQLLTKMIEAMGLKREDVYISNVVKCRPPNNRTPLPDESIICKKEILAKEIALIEPQIICCLGSSATKALLGDEIKITQIRGQFFELNGIKIMPTFHPAYLLRNPNAKRPVWQDLQKIIANLK, encoded by the coding sequence ATGAAAAAGCAAGAAGAATTAAATCTAATAAAAAAAAATTATGAAAAGTGTCAAAAATGCCCATTGGCAAAATTGGGCAGAACCCAAGTAGTTTTTGGTAAAGGAAATTCAAATGCAAAACTAATGTTCATAGGCGAAGGCCCCGGAAGAGATGAAGATTTGCAAGGCTCACCATTTATCGGCAGAGCCGGGCAATTGCTAACAAAAATGATTGAGGCTATGGGACTTAAAAGAGAAGATGTGTATATATCAAATGTAGTGAAATGTAGACCGCCAAATAACAGGACTCCATTACCCGATGAAAGCATTATCTGCAAAAAAGAGATTCTAGCCAAAGAAATAGCCTTAATAGAACCACAAATTATTTGTTGTCTTGGCTCAAGTGCCACCAAAGCACTCTTGGGAGATGAAATAAAAATAACCCAAATACGAGGACAATTTTTTGAACTTAACGGAATAAAAATTATGCCAACCTTTCATCCCGCATATCTATTAAGAAATCCAAACGCAAAAAGACCGGTCTGGCAAGATTTGCAAAAAATAATAGCCAACCTGAAATAA